One Helianthus annuus cultivar XRQ/B chromosome 12, HanXRQr2.0-SUNRISE, whole genome shotgun sequence genomic region harbors:
- the LOC118484790 gene encoding uncharacterized protein LOC118484790 has protein sequence MAGVENNVVVISDSEESLADSEEFDDDDDETGPLIFIVPYTKRFRIPVEVARITGVDETLKVKIVNRENVETKHDVRAEPNKNSIKYVVKGWAKWLKDNNIKDGDHCKFQYFPHIGVLFLANVFG, from the exons ATGGCCGGAGTAGAGAACAATGTTGTGGTTATATCGGATTCTGAAGAGTCTTTGGCTGATTCAGaagagtttgatgatgatgacgatgaaaCTGGTCCGCTGATATTCATTGTCCCATACACCAAACGGTTT CGCATACCAGTTGAGGTAGCACGGATAACAGGAGTTGACGAAACATTGAAAGTTAAGATCGTCAACAGGGAGAATGTCGAGACAAAACATGATGTTAGGGCGGAGCCAAATAAAAACAGTATCAAGTACGTTGTCAAAGGATGGGCGAAATGGCTTAAGGATAACAACATAAAAGATGGTGATCATTGCAAGTTCCAGTACTTTCCACATATTGGTGTTTTGTTCCTTGCCAATGTTTTCGGCTAG
- the LOC110925357 gene encoding uncharacterized protein LOC110925357 has translation MNTTPILRKTPPKLSTGKSKLLGRQRITSPIPMVDLTTDAALDVDPYKGVSPDYLDHGDQCITCQVCNAKFWEVETARGRTNNRKTSYFLCCGYAKVELPDYKDAHPNYQKLFTSLDNESKHFLKNIRRYNSMFAFTSMGGKVDPTVNRGNGPFCYRISGENYHSIGSLLPENGNKPKFCQLYIYDTENEVSNRDSIFSRSKESDTSSSASVDRHLIQHIKSVLDSDNVLVKVYRMVRDCFHDDPQLTLKVRLIGRRDKDGRMYNLPTCGEVAALIVGDVENAFENRDIVVETKSGTLQRISELHPSYLALQYPILFPYGDDGYRVDIPHRGVVDVTNKKRPNFIYTIEFQKRGLPHAHLCLFMEPEAKIPTVDQVDPFICAEIPNRDDDPELYTLVKDFMIHGPCGNANMSCPCMVDKQCSKGFPKRFQDTTTIDANGFPLYRRRDDGRTVVKNRIELDNRSVVPYNKKLLKKYQAHINVEWCNQAGSIKYLFKYINKGPDRATVAVLHSDNHNEQHEKDEIKEYYDCRYISACEASWRIFSYDVNYRYPSVMRLPFHLPGLQPVVFGADEDINYVLNRPSVKCSMFLSWMERNKDPDDHLARTLTYVQFPTWYVWKTENRCWQPRKKGNTIGRIHNVAPSLGEAYFLRILLNKVKGPKSYDDIKTVNGHVHDTFRDACFALGLLDDDKEYIEAIKEANETATASYVRNLFGMMLLSNTMSRPEIVWESTWKYMTDDFIYRYSKLHRVEGLSIPDDELKNYALLEIEKFLGMNSSSLRNFSTMPFPDSSSLSDLDNRLINEERTYDVLSLAEEYVNLFNMLTEEQRSVFEEIMKSVDGNTGGMFFVYGYGGTGKTFLWKTLSAALRSKREIVLNVASSGIASLLLTGGRTAHSRFRIPLNLNEDSVCHIKADSDVAKLLHQTKLIIWDEAPMVHKHAFEALNRTMNDIFNFDTSRNSETSFGGKVIVFGGDFRQVLPVVRNGGRQETVNASLSSSYLWSKCKVLTLSRNMRLTVGRSPSEIEEINSFAKWLLDIGEGNVGGPNDGEATIEVPSNLIINDTSDPISSLIEFVYPSILDNFNSPNYFSDRAILAPKNEVVNEINDRLLALFPGEEREYLSSDRLCATENVMLKVGVPVMLLRNIDQKNGLCNGTRLKVTKLYNRLIEAEIISGANIGTRTYIPRITLVPSDKKIPFSFQRRQFPVVVCFAMTINKSQGQSLSRVGLYLRQPVFTHGQLYVALSRVRTRDGVKMLILDKDGKPTNKTTNVVYKEIFNDL, from the exons ATGAATACAACTCCTATTTTACGCAAAACGCCTCCAAAGCTATCTACTGGTAAATCTAAGTTATTAGGCAGACAAAGAATTACATCTCCTATTCCAATGGTTGATTTGACTACAGATGCAGCGTTAGATGTAGATCCTTACAAAGGTGTTTCACCAG ATTACTTAGATCATGGGGACCAGTGTATTACGTGTCAAGTATGCAATGCAAAGTTTTGGGAAGTAGAAACGGCGAGAGGCAGAACCAATAATCGGAAGACAAGTTATTTTTTATGTTGTGGATATGCTAAAGTAGAGCTACCCGATTATAAAGATGCGCATCCAAATTATCAGAAACTGTTTACGTCTTTGGATAATGAAAGCAAGCATTTTTTGAAAAACATTCGCCGTTATAATTCTATGTTCGCTTTCACATCTATGGGTGGTAAGGTCGATCCGACTGTTAATAGAGGTAATGGCCCATTTTGCTACAGGATTAGCGGTGAAAACTATCATAGTATTGGAAGTCTGTTGCCGGAGAATGGCAATAAACCAAAGTTTTGCCAGCTATACATATACGATACAGAGAACGAAGTTTCGAACCGAGATTCTATATTTAG TCGATCTAAGGAGTCGGATACATCATCTTCTGCTTCAGTTGATCGTCACTTGATCCAACATATCAAGTCTGTGTTAGACTCCGATAATGTATTGGTTAAAGTTTACAGGATGGTTAGAGATTGTTTTCATGACGATCCGCAGCTTACTCTTAAGGTACGTCTTATTGGAAGAAGGGACAAGGATGGTCGAATGTATAACTTACCAACATGTGGCGAGGTTGCTGCTCTAATTGTTGGAGATGTTGAAAACGCATTTGAGAACAGAGACATTGTTGTTGAAACTAAATCGGGGACTCTTCAACGAATTAGTGAATTACATCCTTCTTACCTTGCTCTTCAATACCCAATTCTCTTCCCGTATGGAGATGATGGTTACAGAGTTGACATCCCTCATAGAGGTGTCGTAGATGTAACCAACAAGAAGCGTCCAAATT TTATTTATACAATTGAGTTTCAAAAACGTGGCTTGCCTCATGCGCATTTGTGCTTATTCATGGAACCAGAAGCTAAAATTCCCACTGTTGACCAAGTTGATCCGTTCATATGTGCAGAAATTCCAAACAGAGATGATGACCCAGAGTTGTATACGCTTGTGAAGGATTTTATGATTCATGGACCGTGTGGTAATGCTAATATGAGCTGCCCATGTATGGTTGATAAACAGTGTTCTAAAGGCTTTCCTAAAAGATTTCAAGATACTACGACAATTGACGCGAATGGTTTCCCATTATACAGAAGGAGAGATGATGGAAGAACAGTTGTCAAAAACCGGATCGAGTTAGATAATAGAAGTGTTGTACCATACAACAAAAAGTTATTGAAAAAGTATCAGGCACATATAAACGTTGAGTGGTGCAACCAAGCTGGGTCAATTAAATATTTGTTTAAGTATATCAACAAAGGTCCGGATAGAGCAACAGTTGCTGTTTTGCATAGTGATAATCATAATGAACAACATGAAAAAGATGAGATTAAAGAGTATTATGACTGTCGCTATATCTCAGCATGCGAGGCATCATGGAGGATTTTTAGTTACGATGTAAATTACAGATATCCTTCTGTTATGAGGCTTCCATTCCATCTTCCAGGTCTCCAACCGGTTGTATTTGGAGCAGATGAAGACATCAATTATGTTCTTAACAGGCCATCTGTCAAGTGTTCTATGTTTCTGTCTTGGATGGAAAGGAACAAAGACCCTGATGACCATTTGGCGCGTACACTAACTTATGTCCAGTTTCCAACTTGGTATGTATGGAAGACTGAAAACCGTTGTTGGCAACCTCGGAAAAAAGGTAACACAATTGGCAGAATTCATAATGTTGCTCCATCTCTTGGAGAAGCTTATTTTTTAAGAATCTTGCTCAACAAAGTCAAAGGACCTAAGTCATATGACGATATTAAAACTGTTAATGGTCATGTACATGATACATTTCGAGATGCGTGTTTTGCACTTGGTCTTTTAGATGATGACAAAGAGTACATCGAAGCAATTAAAGAAGCAAATGAAACAGCAACAGCTTCTTACGTACGAAATTTATTTGGCATGATGCTATTGTCCAATACTATGTCAAGACCGGAGATCGTATGGGAAAGCACGTGGAAATACATGACAGATGATTTCATCTACAGATATAGTAAACTACATCGTGTTGAAG GTTTATCAATTCCAGACGATGAACTTAAAAATTACGCTTTGTTGGAAATTGAAAAGTTTTTAGGTATGAATAGCTCATCGCTACGCAACTTCTCAACAATGCCTTTTCCAGATTCTTCTTCCTTATCTGATCTCGACAATCGTCTGATTAACGAGGAGCGTACTTACGACGTATTAAGTCTCGCAGAGGAATATGTTAATCTGTTTAATATGTTAACTGAAGAACAAAGGTCAGTTTTTGAAGAGATAATGAAATCTGTTGATGGTAACACTGGAGGGATGTTTTTTGTTTACGGTTACGGTGGCACCGGGAAAACCTTTTTATGGAAGACGTTGTCTGCTGCACTTCGGTCAAAAAGAGAAATTGTATTAAATGTTGCTTCGAGTGGAATTGCATCGCTGTTATTGACAGGCGGCAGGACTGCACACTCCAGATTTCGTATTCCTTTGAATCTTAATGAGGATTCGGTATGTCATATAAAAGCTGATAGTGATGTTGCTAAATTGTTGCATCAGACCAAACTTATTATATGGGATGAAGCACCTATGGTCCATAAACATGCGTTTGAAGCCTTGAACCGCACGATGAATGACATCTTCAATTTCGACACTTCGAGAAATTCTGAAACCTCTTTCGGTGGTAAGGTTATTGTTTTTGGTGGAGATTTTAGACAAGTACTTCCCGTTGTTCGAAATGGTGGAAGACAAGAGACGGTGAACGCATCATTAAGTTCGTCGTATTTGTGGAGTAAATGTAAGGTGCTAACGTTGTCAAGGAATATGAGGTTAACCGTTGGAAGATCTCCATCCGAGATTGAGGAAATAAATAGTTTTGCAAAGTGGCTTTTGGACATAGGAGAGGGAAATGTTGGTGGTCCTAATGATGGAGAAGCAACAATTGAAGTGCCATCTAATCTTATAATCAATGATACTTCCGACCCCATTTCCAGCCTGATCGAATTTGTTTATCCTTCAATTCTCGATAACTTTAATAGTCCTAATTATTTTAGTGATAGGGCTATACTTGCGCCGAAGAACGAGGTTGTCAACGAGATTAACGATAGGCTGTTAGCGTTGTTTCCCGGTGAAGAAAGAGAGTATCTAAGCTCTGACCGTCTTTGTGCAACTGAAAATGTAA TGCTAAAAGTTGGTGTCCCAGTCATGTTGTTACGTAACATTGATCAAAAAAATGGTTTGTGCAATGGAACAAGGTTGAAGGTTACAAAGTTGTATAACCGTTTAATAGAGGCTGAAATAATATCTGGAGCTAACATTGGTACTCGAACCTATATTCCCAGAATTACTTTAGTACCTTCAGACAAGAAGATTCCCTTTTCATTTCAAAGAAGGCAATTTCCGGTTGTTGTTTGCTTTGCTATGACTATCAATAAAAGCCAAGGTCAATCACTTTCTAGAGTTGGTCTGTACCTACGACAACCGGTTTTCACCCACGGTCAGTTGTATGTCGCGTTATCGAGAGTTAGAACAAGAGACGGTGTTAAAATGCTAATACTGGACAAAGATGGGAAGCctacaaataaaacaactaaTGTTGTGTATAAAGAAATATTCAACGACTTATGA